The proteins below come from a single Rhodococcus sp. WMMA185 genomic window:
- a CDS encoding DNA polymerase Y family protein → MSRVLALWCPDWPAVAAAASADLSPTHPVAVTSGNRVVACSATARADGVRRGLRRRESQARCPRLYVVTADPDRDARLFEPVASAVDAVAPGVEVLRSGLVVLPARGVARYFGSEETAAERLVDQVSTVGVECQVGIADQLSTAVIAARRAALVPPGEGADFLAPLPMRELAAEPSLAAPHRGELVDLLHRLGLRTVGAFAALSASDVASRFGTDAVLAHRVARGEPERPPSARPLPPDLDVEEHCDPVIERVDAAAFAGRALAEKLHRALSDAAVACTRLSISAITCNGEQLCRTWRCAEPLTPEATADRVRWQLDGWLTGRSEKRPTAGIAVLRLEPVEVVAAGALQLGLWGGVGDQDERARRSLVRVQGLLGGDAVQVGVLSGGRGPAERITLLPLGDELIPRNDPSEPWPGALPEPAPAAVPTANPQVWMADERGMAVTVTERGVFSASPARLRWGSREWAVCGWAGPWPVDEWWWDPPAARSAARAQVLLEQSRALLLICTEGHWVVEGIYE, encoded by the coding sequence GTGAGCCGGGTGCTGGCGTTGTGGTGTCCCGACTGGCCCGCGGTTGCGGCCGCGGCGTCGGCCGACCTCTCGCCGACTCATCCGGTGGCGGTGACGTCGGGTAACCGGGTGGTCGCCTGCTCTGCGACGGCCAGGGCGGATGGGGTGCGTCGTGGCCTGCGCCGGCGAGAGTCCCAGGCGCGGTGTCCCCGGTTGTATGTGGTGACAGCCGATCCCGACCGCGATGCGCGGTTGTTCGAACCAGTGGCCTCTGCGGTCGATGCGGTAGCACCTGGTGTCGAAGTGTTGCGTTCGGGTCTCGTGGTGCTCCCGGCCCGCGGTGTCGCCCGATACTTCGGTTCGGAGGAAACTGCCGCGGAGCGGTTGGTGGATCAGGTGTCGACGGTGGGGGTGGAATGCCAGGTCGGTATCGCGGATCAGCTGTCCACGGCCGTGATCGCCGCGCGCAGAGCGGCACTCGTGCCGCCCGGTGAGGGAGCGGACTTTCTGGCGCCGCTTCCGATGCGGGAACTTGCGGCCGAACCGAGCCTCGCGGCGCCTCACCGGGGCGAGCTGGTCGACCTGTTGCATCGGCTCGGGTTGCGTACCGTCGGTGCCTTCGCCGCGCTGTCGGCGAGCGATGTGGCTTCGCGGTTCGGAACCGATGCGGTGCTGGCGCACCGGGTTGCGCGTGGTGAGCCGGAGCGCCCGCCGTCGGCGAGGCCGTTGCCTCCCGACCTGGACGTGGAGGAGCACTGCGATCCGGTGATCGAACGAGTCGATGCCGCCGCCTTCGCGGGGCGCGCGTTGGCGGAGAAACTTCACCGCGCGCTGTCGGACGCCGCGGTGGCCTGTACCCGGCTGTCGATATCGGCGATCACCTGCAATGGCGAGCAACTGTGCCGTACCTGGAGGTGCGCGGAACCGTTGACCCCGGAGGCGACCGCCGACCGGGTGCGGTGGCAACTGGATGGGTGGCTGACCGGGCGTAGCGAGAAGCGACCCACCGCCGGGATCGCCGTCCTGAGACTCGAACCGGTGGAAGTGGTGGCAGCAGGCGCCCTGCAGTTGGGACTGTGGGGTGGGGTCGGAGATCAGGACGAGCGGGCCCGCCGGTCACTGGTGCGAGTGCAGGGGCTGCTCGGTGGGGACGCCGTGCAGGTGGGCGTCCTCAGCGGTGGGCGAGGACCCGCGGAGCGCATCACACTTCTGCCGCTGGGAGATGAGTTGATTCCTCGCAACGATCCGTCGGAGCCATGGCCGGGCGCGCTGCCGGAACCGGCGCCTGCTGCGGTGCCGACGGCGAACCCGCAGGTGTGGATGGCGGACGAGCGGGGTATGGCTGTGACAGTTACCGAGCGTGGCGTATTCAGCGCTTCTCCAGCACGGTTGCGGTGGGGAAGCCGAGAGTGGGCGGTGTGTGGATGGGCCGGGCCGTGGCCGGTGGACGAATGGTGGTGGGACCCTCCTGCCGCTCGGTCTGCAGCCAGGGCGCAGGTGCTGTTGGAACAGTCGCGGGCACTGCTGCTGATCTGCACAGAAGGGCACTGGGTGGTGGAGGGGATCTATGAATAA
- a CDS encoding VOC family protein, which translates to MISFNHTIVAAKDKQESARFLTTLFGLPDAMPFGHFLAVELYNGVSLDFMDADDFPSQHYAFLVGEDDFDRIYGQIVERGLDHWADPRQTQPGAINTRDGGRGVYFHDPSGHLLEIITRPYGVT; encoded by the coding sequence ATGATCTCTTTCAACCACACCATCGTCGCCGCCAAGGACAAACAGGAGTCGGCGAGGTTCTTGACCACCTTGTTCGGGCTGCCGGACGCCATGCCCTTCGGGCACTTCCTGGCCGTGGAGTTGTACAACGGAGTGTCTCTGGACTTCATGGACGCCGATGATTTCCCGTCGCAGCATTACGCTTTCCTCGTCGGTGAGGACGATTTCGATCGGATCTACGGACAAATCGTCGAGCGAGGTCTCGACCACTGGGCCGACCCACGGCAGACGCAGCCGGGAGCCATCAACACCAGAGATGGTGGACGCGGTGTCTATTTCCACGACCCGTCCGGTCACCTTCTGGAGATCATCACGCGACCCTACGGGGTGACCTGA
- a CDS encoding alpha/beta fold hydrolase, whose protein sequence is MHTRRITSTQAGIDIAYWDSYDLPSSNSADVHPVPVVLVHGMGGDGGTWDRFARALIGSGRRVIVLDLRGHGRSARAASYLFEDFGADLVELCDNLDMDRVDFVGHSLGGHAASLAAQARPALVRRMAIEEAPLPLRPGDPVQIFAHKLPSPTELWHATTSLIRHPRAAFAFDRSMTASALEQFRRPNPLWWNRLSQIEAETLILRGGSGGMVDPHRLESAVAAIPKCRVVVFPGGHSIHRDRYDDFAGVTIPFLMAPESR, encoded by the coding sequence GTGCACACGCGCAGGATCACTTCGACGCAAGCCGGCATCGACATCGCCTACTGGGACAGCTACGACCTTCCTTCATCGAATTCTGCTGACGTCCATCCCGTTCCCGTCGTCCTGGTGCACGGGATGGGCGGTGACGGCGGAACCTGGGATCGCTTCGCCCGAGCCCTCATCGGCAGTGGGCGACGTGTCATCGTCCTCGACTTGCGCGGGCACGGTCGCAGCGCACGGGCCGCGTCGTATCTGTTCGAGGATTTCGGTGCCGATCTCGTCGAGCTGTGTGACAACCTCGACATGGACCGGGTGGACTTCGTCGGCCACTCACTTGGTGGGCATGCGGCCTCTCTCGCCGCGCAGGCCCGACCCGCGCTGGTTCGGCGGATGGCGATCGAGGAGGCCCCGCTTCCTTTGCGCCCCGGGGATCCGGTGCAGATTTTCGCGCACAAGCTTCCGTCGCCCACTGAACTGTGGCACGCGACCACCAGTCTGATCCGGCACCCACGCGCCGCATTCGCTTTCGATCGTTCGATGACGGCCTCCGCGCTCGAGCAGTTCCGTCGTCCGAATCCGTTGTGGTGGAACAGGTTGTCACAGATTGAGGCCGAGACGCTGATCTTGCGCGGTGGTTCTGGCGGAATGGTCGATCCCCACAGGCTCGAGTCGGCGGTAGCGGCGATACCCAAGTGTCGTGTCGTGGTATTTCCCGGTGGACACAGCATTCACCGCGACCGTTACGACGACTTCGCAGGAGTAACGATTCCGTTCCTGATGGCGCCCGAATCACGCTGA
- a CDS encoding R2-like ligand-binding oxidase gives MSTIIPGRPYAPGREGFSSLRSGGLNWDAFPLRLFAKGNAKFWNPTDLDFSKEAEDWEGLNSEQQRSSTFLCAQFIAGEEAVTEDIQPFMKAMAAEGRFGDEMYLTQFCFEEAKHTQVFRLWMDAVGLTDDLHPFVADNPYYRQLFYEELPGSLAVLETDPSPANQVRASVTYNHVIEGSLALTGYYAWQKVCTTRGIMPGMQELVRKIGDDERRHMAWGTFTCRRHVAADDSNWNVVQERMAELMPLALGMIDWVNNQFEVQPYGLDEQEFLDYAADRAQRRLSAIESARGRPIQEIDLDYSPEALEERFGEEDAKALSDAVAASEAEAQD, from the coding sequence ATGTCGACAATCATCCCCGGACGGCCCTACGCGCCAGGTAGGGAGGGGTTCAGTTCACTCCGGTCTGGCGGGCTCAACTGGGATGCCTTTCCGTTGCGACTGTTCGCGAAGGGCAATGCCAAGTTCTGGAACCCGACCGACCTCGATTTCAGCAAGGAAGCGGAGGACTGGGAGGGGCTCAACAGTGAGCAGCAGCGCAGCTCCACGTTTCTGTGCGCGCAGTTCATCGCCGGCGAGGAGGCCGTCACGGAGGATATTCAACCCTTCATGAAGGCCATGGCGGCCGAGGGACGGTTCGGCGACGAAATGTATCTGACCCAGTTCTGCTTCGAGGAAGCCAAGCACACCCAGGTGTTTCGGTTGTGGATGGATGCGGTCGGCCTGACGGACGACCTGCACCCGTTCGTCGCCGACAATCCGTACTACCGGCAACTGTTCTACGAGGAGCTGCCGGGATCGCTGGCCGTGCTCGAGACCGATCCCAGCCCGGCCAATCAGGTGCGGGCAAGCGTGACCTACAACCACGTCATCGAGGGAAGCCTCGCGCTCACCGGCTATTACGCATGGCAGAAGGTATGCACGACGCGGGGAATCATGCCCGGAATGCAGGAACTCGTCCGCAAGATCGGCGACGACGAACGACGTCACATGGCTTGGGGCACTTTCACGTGCCGCCGGCACGTGGCGGCCGACGACAGCAACTGGAATGTGGTCCAGGAGCGGATGGCGGAATTGATGCCGCTCGCGTTGGGCATGATCGACTGGGTCAACAACCAGTTCGAGGTTCAGCCGTACGGGCTCGACGAACAGGAGTTCCTCGACTACGCCGCAGACAGGGCGCAGCGCCGACTCTCGGCGATCGAGTCGGCGCGTGGACGTCCGATCCAGGAGATCGACCTCGACTACTCACCCGAGGCACTCGAAGAGCGCTTCGGCGAGGAGGATGCCAAAGCGCTGTCCGACGCCGTGGCCGCGAGTGAGGCCGAGGCACAGGACTGA
- a CDS encoding alpha/beta hydrolase yields the protein MPNIPVVFIHGLWLHGSSWDPWVELFREKGYEPHNPGWPGDGPTVAETRANPGPIGGCGVEEVTEHFAGVIAELGAVPVVIGHSFGGLVAQKLLGRKLAAAAIAIDPAQMKGVLRLPLPQLLGVLPIVSRISNYRGTHIHTKNSFHSMFGNALPVEESDELYDRYVIPAPGRPLFEAATANFLPNSPTAVDVSADRGPLLIVGGGEDRAVPEASSRSSFRRYRKAPTVNEYKVFDDRGHSLVIDHGWREVADYILSWLAKKNVGAVVE from the coding sequence ATGCCGAACATTCCCGTCGTCTTCATTCACGGGCTGTGGCTGCACGGCAGCAGCTGGGACCCGTGGGTCGAGCTCTTCCGCGAGAAGGGCTACGAGCCGCACAACCCCGGCTGGCCGGGAGACGGGCCCACCGTCGCCGAAACTCGTGCGAACCCCGGCCCGATCGGTGGCTGCGGGGTCGAGGAGGTTACCGAACATTTTGCGGGAGTGATTGCGGAACTGGGCGCCGTGCCAGTAGTCATCGGCCACTCGTTCGGGGGTCTCGTCGCACAGAAACTGCTGGGGCGCAAGCTCGCTGCTGCCGCGATCGCGATCGATCCTGCGCAGATGAAAGGGGTGCTCCGCCTGCCGCTCCCGCAACTGCTGGGGGTTCTTCCCATTGTGTCGAGAATCTCGAACTACCGTGGCACTCACATTCATACGAAGAACTCGTTCCACAGCATGTTCGGCAACGCCCTTCCTGTGGAGGAATCCGACGAGCTCTACGACCGCTACGTGATCCCGGCGCCCGGCAGGCCGCTCTTCGAAGCCGCCACTGCCAACTTCCTCCCGAACAGCCCCACCGCCGTCGATGTCTCCGCTGATCGCGGCCCCCTGCTCATCGTGGGTGGCGGCGAAGACAGGGCCGTGCCGGAGGCGAGTTCACGCAGCTCGTTCCGCCGATACCGGAAAGCGCCGACGGTCAACGAGTACAAGGTGTTCGACGACCGAGGCCACTCGCTGGTCATCGACCACGGGTGGCGTGAGGTCGCCGACTACATCTTGTCGTGGCTTGCGAAGAAGAACGTGGGCGCCGTCGTGGAGTGA
- a CDS encoding sucrase ferredoxin, whose product MTDPIPATCSALSARDEPLAGTAVHVRGWVCLEFPGAWGRDVLDGTALEPGLAQELDARATAAGVRIMFIRRPGRNTAAPQRRQVLLAQSHPERSWCERLEIGTPADLLDLDFSLVAGAPPGLGDPVAEPIVLVCAHGKRDQCCAVVGRPVAAELAAEFGDAVWECSHTGGHRFAPSMILLPTGYTYGRLSAQQSLDVVRAAVRGEVPRTGLRGRSSWDTKGQVAELAVRELIDAAPNALTVEPNSVVAHRDGRRWAVDVEERELSPRPTSCAAAPKPVRPVVATSVRALAP is encoded by the coding sequence ATGACCGACCCCATCCCCGCCACCTGCTCCGCCTTGTCTGCGCGGGACGAGCCATTGGCAGGCACCGCCGTGCATGTGAGAGGTTGGGTGTGCCTGGAGTTTCCGGGCGCGTGGGGGCGCGATGTGCTCGACGGCACTGCACTCGAGCCCGGTCTCGCCCAAGAGCTCGACGCCCGCGCCACCGCTGCAGGGGTGCGGATCATGTTCATTCGCAGACCGGGTCGCAACACGGCAGCCCCGCAGCGGCGGCAGGTGCTGTTGGCGCAGTCGCACCCGGAGCGGTCCTGGTGTGAGCGGCTCGAGATCGGTACTCCGGCCGACCTCCTCGATCTGGACTTCAGCCTGGTTGCCGGCGCCCCGCCTGGTCTCGGCGACCCGGTGGCGGAGCCCATCGTCCTGGTGTGCGCGCATGGGAAAAGGGATCAGTGCTGCGCCGTGGTGGGGCGCCCGGTCGCCGCCGAACTGGCTGCCGAGTTCGGCGACGCGGTGTGGGAGTGCTCGCACACGGGAGGGCATCGCTTCGCGCCCTCGATGATTCTTCTGCCGACCGGCTACACCTACGGTCGGTTGTCTGCGCAGCAGAGCCTCGACGTGGTGCGCGCCGCGGTTCGGGGTGAGGTACCCAGGACCGGCCTCCGGGGCCGTAGCTCATGGGACACGAAGGGCCAGGTCGCCGAGCTCGCCGTCCGGGAGCTGATCGATGCAGCCCCGAACGCGCTGACAGTCGAGCCGAATTCTGTTGTCGCCCACAGGGACGGGCGTCGCTGGGCTGTCGATGTGGAAGAGCGAGAATTGTCGCCTCGGCCGACGAGTTGCGCGGCAGCACCGAAGCCGGTTCGTCCGGTCGTTGCCACCAGTGTCCGCGCGCTGGCGCCTTGA
- a CDS encoding SDR family oxidoreductase, protein MATYLVTGGTGFLGRHVLPRILDRDASAEIHVLVRPASAARLQTLVDAMPGGDRVHSLIGDLTEPGLGITTAPAADHVLHLGAIYDLTVGDEQAATNVEGTRSVIALARQLDATLHHVSSIAVAGDYAGRFTERDLDLGQGFPTAYHRTKFEAEKLVREAEGLRWRIYRPSMVVGSSVTGEMDKIDGLYFLFPAIAALAKLPESLPVAVPRIGSVNLVPVDYVAAAIVELMAAPQRDGHTFHLVNPRPQPVREIYGALAKAAGAPHPAASLPGGLVRPFLTPAANSVLDTGRKLALRGLKIPPVLAENSSMPAVFASDDTQDALRGTGIQVPDFASYTDKLWTYWTEHLDPDRARRPHPDGPLMHRHVVITGASSGIGRSAAIATAGEGARVILLARRAEELQAVVAEIREEGGEAFGYPCDITDDAAVKRTVETILAEHDHIDMLVNNAGRSIRRGLYRSTDRLHDFERTMAVNYFGAVRLVLAFLPQMRERRFGHIVNVSSAGVQFASPRFSAYIASKAALDGFTDVAAAETLSDGITFTTIHMPLVKTPMIQPTSHYNDSPSMSPERAAAMVVRALIERPKRIDVPVGTLGEFGQLFTPATKDRLMHQVYRRFPDSQAAKGEATPTPPRFEEHADEPAGMHHDDKPSVLGRAARQIGRLVPGAHW, encoded by the coding sequence ATGGCCACATATCTCGTTACCGGCGGAACCGGGTTCCTGGGTCGCCACGTGCTGCCCCGGATCCTCGACCGTGACGCCTCCGCCGAGATCCACGTCCTCGTCCGCCCCGCATCCGCCGCACGACTGCAGACTCTCGTCGACGCCATGCCCGGCGGCGACCGGGTGCACTCCCTGATCGGCGATCTCACCGAACCAGGCCTCGGGATCACGACGGCGCCCGCCGCCGACCACGTGCTGCACCTCGGAGCGATCTACGACCTCACGGTCGGCGACGAGCAGGCTGCCACGAATGTCGAGGGCACCCGTTCGGTGATTGCTCTGGCGCGGCAACTGGACGCCACCTTGCATCACGTCTCATCCATCGCCGTCGCGGGAGACTACGCCGGCCGGTTCACCGAACGAGATCTCGACCTCGGCCAGGGCTTTCCCACTGCGTATCACCGCACCAAGTTCGAAGCGGAGAAGCTGGTGCGCGAGGCAGAAGGACTGCGCTGGCGCATCTACCGCCCCTCCATGGTGGTCGGCAGTTCGGTCACGGGAGAGATGGACAAGATCGACGGACTGTACTTCCTGTTTCCCGCGATCGCGGCACTCGCGAAACTCCCGGAATCGCTGCCGGTGGCCGTCCCCCGGATCGGGTCGGTCAACCTGGTTCCGGTCGACTACGTGGCGGCGGCCATCGTGGAGTTGATGGCGGCGCCGCAGCGGGACGGTCACACCTTCCATCTCGTCAATCCGCGTCCTCAACCGGTCCGGGAGATCTACGGCGCGCTCGCCAAGGCCGCCGGCGCCCCCCACCCCGCGGCCAGCCTGCCCGGAGGACTCGTCCGCCCCTTCCTCACACCGGCAGCGAACTCCGTCCTCGACACCGGCCGGAAGCTGGCACTTCGGGGGCTGAAGATTCCACCGGTTCTCGCCGAGAACTCGAGCATGCCCGCGGTGTTCGCAAGCGACGACACCCAGGACGCATTGCGTGGCACGGGCATCCAGGTTCCAGACTTCGCGTCCTACACCGACAAGCTGTGGACGTACTGGACCGAGCACCTCGATCCGGACCGCGCGCGTCGTCCGCACCCCGACGGCCCTCTCATGCATAGGCACGTCGTCATCACGGGCGCCTCGTCCGGCATCGGGCGGAGCGCCGCGATCGCGACAGCTGGTGAAGGCGCAAGGGTGATCCTCCTCGCCCGGCGCGCTGAGGAACTGCAAGCAGTGGTGGCCGAGATCCGCGAGGAGGGCGGTGAGGCCTTCGGCTATCCCTGCGACATCACCGACGATGCGGCCGTGAAGCGCACCGTCGAGACCATTCTCGCCGAACACGATCACATCGACATGCTGGTCAACAATGCCGGACGATCGATCCGGCGCGGCCTCTACCGCTCGACGGACCGACTCCACGACTTCGAGCGCACGATGGCCGTCAACTACTTCGGCGCGGTGCGACTCGTCCTCGCGTTCCTGCCGCAGATGCGGGAACGGCGATTCGGCCACATAGTCAATGTCAGCAGCGCCGGCGTGCAGTTCGCGTCACCCCGATTCTCGGCCTACATCGCGAGCAAAGCGGCACTCGACGGCTTCACCGACGTTGCCGCCGCCGAAACACTTTCGGATGGAATCACATTCACCACCATCCATATGCCGTTGGTCAAGACACCGATGATCCAGCCGACGAGCCATTACAACGACAGCCCCAGCATGTCACCGGAAAGGGCGGCGGCGATGGTCGTCCGGGCGCTGATCGAACGGCCCAAGCGAATCGATGTTCCGGTCGGCACCCTCGGCGAGTTCGGCCAACTCTTCACCCCCGCCACCAAGGACCGCTTGATGCATCAGGTCTATCGCAGGTTCCCGGATTCGCAGGCGGCGAAGGGTGAAGCCACACCGACTCCGCCACGCTTCGAGGAGCACGCCGACGAGCCGGCAGGCATGCACCACGATGACAAGCCGTCCGTGTTGGGTCGTGCCGCACGCCAGATCGGAAGGCTGGTGCCCGGCGCCCACTGGTGA
- a CDS encoding MMPL family transporter: protein MTRWASTVVSRKRWVLALAVMIVLVSGAWGTGVFAKLSSGGFIDPGSESAEVARIVEDNLGPQTPDIIVIYSAPAGETLEDIGPQVTASLDQFAADVPTFSITSYWTAPPATKQLMVSKDGTKATAAITVDPDAGITPANFNDLLPKLEIDGIDTEFAGNSVVGVAFNNRLQHDLILAEAIALPITLVLLIFIFGGLVAAAVPVFVGLLSIFSALATLRLLTLFTEVSSFAINVASLLGLGLAIDYGLFIVGRFREELESGSDPAEATRRTINTAGRTILFSGLLLVCAFSGMLVFPQDVIKSLGFGAIAAVASAVLLSLSAVPALLAILGHRINALSWREGAALRGELRARKFWGSVVTSVMRRPAAIAVGIVAGLLLFASPLLSASLGSVTYTALPANDPARIATDTLATEFPTTGNGATLIVRGIDGVAPTASDGAAVAQAARQVNGIGEAVVVGSNNQLVAVQAVYSEGVTTDDQSAAVRDLRAIPAPSSTEILVGGGQATVDDGNAAIVRWLPVMVTIMVSSTLILLFLAFGSVVLPIKAVAMAGLSLAATFGVLTWIFELGHGASLLGVSTAPLEATFVVLILAVVFGLSTDYEVFLMSRMVEAHAAGATTEESVRFAAQRTGRIVTAAALLLVVVTGAFTISGLSIMRFLGVGMIVALIVDATVIRMLLVPSLVKLMGEVNWWAPTWMKKLHDKVGLGH from the coding sequence ATGACTCGCTGGGCCTCGACCGTTGTCTCGCGCAAGCGTTGGGTCCTGGCCCTCGCCGTGATGATCGTCCTGGTCAGCGGTGCGTGGGGCACGGGCGTCTTTGCGAAGCTCAGCTCGGGCGGTTTCATCGATCCCGGTAGCGAATCTGCCGAGGTGGCCCGAATAGTCGAGGACAATCTGGGCCCGCAGACACCGGACATCATCGTCATCTACTCCGCACCCGCCGGCGAGACCCTCGAAGACATCGGGCCACAGGTCACCGCAAGCCTCGACCAGTTCGCCGCCGACGTCCCGACGTTTTCGATCACGTCCTACTGGACCGCCCCGCCGGCGACGAAACAACTGATGGTGTCGAAGGACGGCACCAAGGCCACTGCTGCCATCACCGTCGATCCCGACGCCGGAATCACCCCGGCCAACTTCAACGATCTGCTGCCCAAACTCGAAATAGACGGTATCGACACGGAATTCGCCGGCAACTCGGTCGTCGGCGTGGCGTTCAACAACCGGTTGCAGCACGATCTCATACTGGCGGAGGCGATCGCGCTACCCATCACTCTCGTACTGCTGATCTTCATCTTCGGCGGGCTGGTCGCGGCGGCCGTTCCGGTGTTCGTCGGGCTGCTCTCGATCTTCAGCGCCCTGGCCACCCTGCGGCTGCTGACCCTGTTCACCGAGGTCAGTTCATTCGCCATCAATGTGGCCTCCCTTCTCGGTCTCGGGCTCGCCATCGACTACGGGCTGTTCATCGTCGGACGCTTCCGCGAAGAACTCGAATCCGGTTCCGATCCCGCCGAGGCGACCCGGCGCACGATCAACACGGCTGGCCGCACCATCCTGTTTTCCGGGCTACTTCTCGTGTGCGCCTTCTCCGGAATGCTCGTGTTCCCGCAGGACGTGATCAAATCCCTTGGTTTCGGCGCTATCGCCGCAGTCGCGAGTGCGGTTCTGCTGTCGCTGTCCGCAGTCCCAGCATTGCTCGCGATTCTCGGCCACCGGATCAATGCGCTGAGCTGGCGAGAGGGGGCGGCATTGCGCGGGGAATTGCGGGCACGCAAGTTCTGGGGATCGGTGGTGACGTCGGTGATGCGACGTCCGGCCGCGATAGCGGTGGGGATAGTTGCGGGGCTGCTGCTTTTTGCCTCCCCCCTGCTCAGCGCCTCGCTCGGCAGCGTCACCTACACGGCGCTACCCGCAAACGATCCAGCCCGCATTGCCACCGACACGTTGGCGACCGAGTTCCCCACCACCGGCAACGGCGCCACGCTCATCGTGCGCGGCATCGACGGTGTTGCACCGACCGCGTCCGACGGGGCGGCCGTCGCGCAGGCCGCCCGACAGGTGAACGGAATCGGTGAAGCCGTCGTCGTGGGGTCGAACAACCAACTGGTCGCGGTGCAGGCGGTCTACTCCGAAGGTGTCACCACGGACGACCAGAGCGCCGCTGTTCGCGACCTCCGCGCCATTCCCGCACCGAGCAGCACCGAGATCCTGGTAGGCGGTGGCCAGGCGACCGTCGACGACGGCAACGCCGCGATCGTCAGATGGCTTCCCGTCATGGTCACGATCATGGTCAGCTCCACCCTGATCCTGCTGTTCCTGGCGTTCGGTTCGGTGGTCTTGCCGATCAAGGCCGTGGCGATGGCGGGTCTGAGCCTCGCCGCGACATTCGGTGTGCTCACCTGGATCTTCGAACTCGGGCACGGCGCAAGTTTGCTGGGCGTCAGCACGGCACCACTCGAAGCGACATTCGTGGTCCTCATCCTCGCCGTCGTCTTCGGGCTGTCGACCGACTACGAGGTGTTTCTCATGTCCCGCATGGTCGAGGCGCACGCTGCGGGTGCAACCACCGAGGAATCGGTGCGCTTCGCCGCCCAGCGCACGGGACGGATCGTGACCGCGGCCGCTCTGCTCCTCGTCGTGGTGACCGGAGCGTTCACGATCTCCGGCCTGTCGATCATGAGGTTCCTGGGTGTAGGCATGATCGTTGCGCTCATCGTCGACGCGACGGTGATCCGCATGCTGCTCGTGCCGTCCCTGGTGAAACTGATGGGCGAGGTCAACTGGTGGGCTCCGACCTGGATGAAGAAGCTTCACGACAAGGTTGGCCTCGGCCATTAG